The Thalassotalea sp. 273M-4 genome includes a region encoding these proteins:
- a CDS encoding Flp family type IVb pilin → MKDLKKLFSEFIEDESGLTAVEYAIAGALVSVAVVTAFTQLGTAVKGTVNELCTAASGSDATASCS, encoded by the coding sequence ATGAAAGACTTAAAAAAATTATTTTCAGAATTTATTGAAGATGAAAGCGGTCTGACCGCAGTGGAGTACGCCATTGCTGGCGCATTAGTTTCGGTTGCTGTGGTAACGGCTTTCACCCAGTTGGGTACCGCTGTAAAAGGTACTGTTAACGAGCTTTGTACCGCAGCATCGGGCAGTGATGCAACTGCATCGTGTAGCTAA
- a CDS encoding prepilin peptidase: MSADIKILLVLLVVAIAFVIATFNDLKVQRISNVLCLRVFIVGCLLQLLLFQLPGLMNILLGVLLPFVILFPLFYLRALGAGDIKLMMAVGPMLVAQNMLFSTLLYAVIFGGVTTLLFVIYQVGFKGIMLTLTRYWQCLITKTYFKAEQGEAASLKVPYAPALFLGWLWACANDSGVTQAFKAFIA, translated from the coding sequence TTGAGCGCTGATATAAAAATACTTTTAGTCTTACTGGTGGTTGCGATTGCATTCGTTATCGCCACTTTTAATGATTTAAAAGTTCAGCGCATCTCTAATGTCTTATGCTTAAGGGTGTTTATCGTAGGGTGTCTTTTACAATTATTGTTGTTTCAACTACCTGGTTTAATGAATATTTTGCTCGGAGTGTTACTACCTTTTGTTATTTTATTCCCTTTATTTTACTTAAGGGCTCTTGGGGCTGGAGATATTAAACTTATGATGGCCGTAGGGCCGATGCTGGTCGCGCAAAATATGTTATTTTCAACACTCTTGTATGCCGTCATTTTTGGGGGAGTAACAACTCTATTATTTGTTATTTACCAAGTGGGGTTTAAAGGCATTATGCTAACACTAACCCGTTACTGGCAATGCCTTATAACAAAAACCTATTTTAAAGCCGAGCAGGGTGAAGCCGCATCTTTGAAAGTTCCTTATGCCCCTGCATTGTTTTTAGGCTGGCTGTGGGCATGTGCTAATGATTCAGGGGTCACTCAAGCTTTTAAGGCGTTTATTGCCTAG
- a CDS encoding NAD/FAD-utilizing enzyme, which translates to MIRHYYLSENLSELEQFEKELLNNGFTLPQMHVLSENDADVQLHHLNEVESVLKKDIVHSTEVGATVGAIGAVLVLATTYLFQWYQSPAGWMPFIFLAIIVLGFCTWEGGFIGIQRPNVEFERFQSMLRDGKHIFFVDADVKQEATLNKVVNKHPNLVVEGIGEAAPEWIVRGQQKYHEFMKN; encoded by the coding sequence ATGATTCGTCACTACTATTTAAGCGAAAATCTTTCTGAGTTAGAGCAATTTGAAAAAGAATTGCTTAATAACGGCTTTACCTTACCGCAAATGCATGTTTTAAGTGAAAACGACGCCGACGTCCAATTACACCACTTAAATGAAGTAGAGTCCGTGTTAAAAAAGGACATCGTTCACTCAACGGAAGTTGGTGCTACGGTCGGAGCCATTGGTGCTGTCTTAGTACTGGCCACTACGTACCTTTTTCAGTGGTATCAAAGCCCAGCAGGTTGGATGCCATTTATTTTCTTGGCCATCATTGTACTAGGCTTTTGTACTTGGGAAGGAGGCTTCATTGGTATTCAACGACCAAATGTAGAATTCGAACGTTTTCAAAGTATGCTTCGAGATGGTAAGCACATATTTTTTGTCGACGCTGATGTGAAACAAGAAGCAACGTTAAACAAAGTTGTTAATAAACATCCTAATCTGGTTGTCGAGGGGATCGGTGAAGCAGCACCTGAGTGGATTGTACGAGGCCAGCAAAAATATCATGAGTTTATGAAAAATTAG
- a CDS encoding type II toxin-antitoxin system HicB family antitoxin has protein sequence MRFPIVLLFNPESSDYKVTVPDLPGCECRSKSIDKGLDEILAVIESHLSLLSEYGEDIPVATSFENHVGKIEYRGGVWAIVDIDITPFLGKSHKINVTLPELLIKKIDDRVSVSPEYKTRSGFLACAAINELKK, from the coding sequence ATGCGCTTCCCTATTGTTCTGCTATTTAACCCCGAATCATCCGATTACAAAGTCACTGTGCCAGATTTACCTGGCTGTGAATGTCGGTCTAAAAGCATTGATAAAGGATTAGATGAAATTTTGGCGGTGATAGAGTCTCATCTATCGTTACTGAGTGAATATGGAGAAGATATTCCGGTGGCAACAAGTTTTGAAAATCATGTTGGTAAAATTGAATATCGAGGTGGTGTTTGGGCTATCGTCGATATCGACATCACCCCTTTTCTAGGTAAAAGCCATAAAATTAACGTCACCCTGCCTGAGTTGTTAATAAAGAAAATTGATGATCGGGTTTCGGTATCGCCGGAATATAAAACTCGTTCGGGCTTTTTAGCTTGTGCTGCCATTAATGAGTTAAAAAAATAA
- a CDS encoding Flp family type IVb pilin — MKDLKKLFSDFIEDENGLTAVEYAIAGALVSVAVVTAFSQLGDAVEGTIDNLCVAADGASDAASSTNCK, encoded by the coding sequence ATGAAAGATTTAAAAAAATTATTTTCTGACTTTATTGAAGATGAAAACGGTTTAACCGCCGTGGAATACGCTATCGCGGGTGCATTAGTATCGGTTGCTGTGGTAACAGCTTTCAGCCAGTTAGGAGACGCTGTCGAGGGTACCATTGACAACCTATGTGTAGCTGCTGATGGGGCTAGTGATGCAGCTTCCTCTACAAACTGTAAATAG
- a CDS encoding inosine/guanosine kinase, with product MKFPGQRKNKHYFPVNERDPLLAQIKHSDESTQTYITGIDQILVDIEAKVTDDLLTRYKLPKGNSTLIDDDTAKQLYDEINDGGLISNQFAGGTIGNTVHNYSTLADDKSVLFGVMSNNIKVGSYSYRYLCNTSSRVNLNYLQPVQGSIGRCFTLVTDCGERTFAISKGAMDKLSPDFIDQDVIQNSSALVLTAYLMRSSPEDTMKEAAMKAIEYANEANVPVVLTLGTRFLIAEDPKWWQQFIKQHVTILAMNEDEGEALTGFADPLAASDFALDLCDLVLITAGPTGLYTAGYTEDSEKRLTSRSLLPGVIPEFNQYEFSRPKLKENCKTPIKVFSHIAPFMGGPEVIRNTNGAGDAALSALLHDLASNDYHRVMLPNSRKHATKDLCYSSFSQICKYANRAAYEVLAQHSPRLSRGLPEREDSLEEAYWEG from the coding sequence ATGAAATTTCCTGGACAACGCAAAAATAAACATTATTTCCCAGTAAACGAAAGAGACCCGCTATTAGCGCAAATCAAACATAGCGATGAAAGTACGCAAACCTATATTACCGGCATAGACCAGATCCTTGTCGACATCGAAGCGAAGGTAACCGACGACTTATTGACTCGGTATAAATTACCTAAAGGTAATTCCACATTAATCGACGATGATACGGCTAAACAGTTGTATGATGAAATTAATGATGGTGGACTTATTAGTAATCAATTTGCAGGTGGCACCATAGGCAACACCGTTCATAATTATTCGACCCTAGCCGACGATAAGTCGGTATTATTTGGCGTTATGAGTAATAACATTAAGGTGGGCAGTTATTCTTATCGGTATTTATGTAATACCTCTTCTCGGGTTAATTTAAACTATTTGCAACCTGTTCAAGGCTCTATCGGTCGTTGCTTTACCTTAGTGACGGACTGTGGCGAGCGTACTTTTGCCATTAGTAAAGGCGCTATGGATAAACTCAGTCCAGATTTTATCGACCAAGACGTGATTCAAAATTCTTCTGCTTTGGTGCTAACCGCCTATTTAATGCGATCTTCACCTGAAGATACCATGAAAGAAGCGGCAATGAAGGCGATTGAATACGCTAACGAAGCAAATGTGCCCGTGGTTCTCACACTCGGTACTCGATTTCTGATTGCAGAAGACCCTAAATGGTGGCAACAGTTTATAAAACAACATGTCACCATATTAGCCATGAACGAAGACGAAGGGGAAGCGTTGACCGGTTTTGCAGACCCGTTAGCGGCCAGTGACTTTGCCCTTGATTTATGTGATTTGGTGCTGATAACAGCAGGTCCCACAGGTCTTTATACCGCAGGTTATACAGAAGACAGTGAAAAGCGTTTAACCAGCCGCAGTCTGCTTCCTGGGGTTATCCCAGAATTTAATCAATACGAATTTTCTCGGCCAAAACTTAAAGAGAATTGTAAAACTCCGATAAAAGTCTTTTCGCATATTGCGCCGTTTATGGGCGGGCCAGAAGTTATTCGCAATACCAATGGTGCTGGAGATGCAGCACTTTCGGCGCTTTTACACGATTTAGCATCAAATGATTACCATCGAGTGATGTTACCCAACTCAAGAAAGCACGCAACCAAAGACTTATGCTATTCGTCTTTTTCTCAAATTTGTAAATACGCCAATCGAGCAGCCTATGAAGTATTAGCCCAGCACAGCCCGAGACTTTCTAGAGGATTGCCAGAACGTGAAGACAGTTTAGAAGAAGCGTATTGGGAAGGGTAA
- a CDS encoding AAA family ATPase, giving the protein MMNLFKNTSLKINDKENKKESTQCRQDAEDTEYQPTKEQLKHTSKDVNSQGSHNSSAFSSQENQKLSSTETHDIDHNSSPGLATIKHSKLAPYPTKISSLGLKQHVLLELLVKHIQFNSVLTLIELAKLLCISPSIVQELLDLCKRKAWVENYNAHTSKKAASEFDKGNEKQNQQMRYVLSHLGRAEAQKAFQRSGYLGPAPVPIGQYNDICKKQSSRQRVVTRDSLQQAFTKQTFSEELINHIGPSLNSKKPILIYGHAGTGKSYFCRHLNLVFGDAVLIPYAIEVNNDIIQVFDPEIHQVLPIEQTNTLMLDAHHDPRWLLCKRPLVVTGGELTLDMLDVRFDNNSKLYTAPLQLKANNGILLLDDLGRQNISPKALFNRWIIPLEESRDFLTLQAGLHFELPFELILLFSTNLAPSDLVDEAFLRRIGYKIEFEPLTEKQYRILWFQQCQQQRLECSDEIFTYLVTDLHERHQRHFLPCYPRDLQSIISDQIKFNQIELTITKELLNYAWHSYFVSET; this is encoded by the coding sequence ATGATGAATTTATTTAAAAATACGTCATTAAAAATTAATGATAAAGAGAATAAAAAAGAATCAACTCAGTGTCGACAAGATGCTGAGGACACTGAATATCAGCCAACAAAAGAACAATTAAAACATACTTCAAAAGACGTAAACAGTCAGGGTTCGCATAACTCTAGTGCCTTTTCTTCCCAAGAAAATCAAAAATTGAGCTCAACAGAGACACATGATATTGACCATAATTCAAGCCCAGGCTTAGCCACAATAAAACATTCCAAGCTTGCCCCTTACCCAACCAAGATATCTTCTTTGGGATTAAAACAACACGTATTATTAGAATTGCTGGTTAAACATATTCAGTTTAATAGTGTCTTAACCTTAATAGAATTAGCTAAGCTATTATGTATTTCTCCAAGTATTGTTCAGGAGTTGCTAGATTTATGTAAACGTAAAGCTTGGGTAGAGAATTACAATGCCCATACATCAAAAAAAGCGGCGAGTGAGTTTGATAAAGGCAATGAAAAACAAAATCAACAAATGCGTTATGTGCTCAGTCATCTGGGCAGAGCCGAAGCGCAAAAGGCTTTTCAACGTAGCGGATACCTTGGTCCTGCGCCCGTGCCGATTGGTCAATATAACGATATATGCAAAAAACAAAGCAGTCGCCAACGAGTCGTTACTAGGGACTCATTACAACAAGCGTTTACCAAGCAAACCTTTTCAGAAGAATTAATCAATCACATTGGTCCCTCGCTCAACTCAAAAAAACCTATTCTTATTTATGGTCATGCAGGAACGGGAAAAAGCTATTTCTGTCGTCACCTTAATCTGGTTTTTGGGGATGCTGTACTTATTCCTTACGCCATTGAAGTTAATAACGACATTATTCAAGTATTTGATCCAGAAATTCATCAAGTACTGCCTATCGAACAGACGAATACATTAATGCTTGATGCTCACCACGATCCTAGGTGGTTATTGTGTAAACGACCTTTGGTGGTAACTGGCGGAGAGTTAACTTTGGATATGTTAGATGTACGATTTGATAACAACAGCAAATTGTATACAGCACCATTGCAGCTAAAAGCTAATAATGGGATTTTGCTACTCGATGACTTAGGTAGGCAAAACATATCTCCTAAAGCACTGTTTAACCGTTGGATTATTCCACTAGAAGAGTCTCGTGACTTTTTAACCCTACAAGCTGGACTGCACTTTGAATTACCGTTTGAACTTATTTTATTGTTCTCGACCAACTTAGCACCGAGTGATTTGGTAGACGAAGCGTTTTTGCGTCGTATTGGCTATAAAATTGAATTTGAACCATTAACTGAAAAGCAGTACCGAATTTTGTGGTTTCAGCAATGTCAGCAACAACGATTAGAGTGCAGTGATGAGATATTTACCTATTTAGTAACAGACTTACACGAAAGGCATCAGCGTCATTTCTTACCCTGCTATCCACGTGACTTGCAATCAATTATCAGTGATCAAATTAAATTTAATCAAATTGAATTAACCATCACCAAAGAATTACTCAACTATGCTTGGCACAGTTACTTTGTATCAGAAACATAA
- a CDS encoding long-chain fatty acid--CoA ligase, whose translation MSQINLVKKIRQHMATMADKTALRNGTKKDWIDISWSEFQQQTDELSSALVACGLQEQENVGIFANNCARWSIADLAILQNRAVSVPIYPTNTPKQTAYIINDAQIKILFVGEQAQFNAAALIFDQCDSLEKIVAMDDKIDLNNHSNALHWHDFVQQYVGDFSEVEQRIKNIADTDLLTIIYTSGTTGDPKGVMLDYSNIHAQLHLHDIRISINEDDVSLCFLPLSHVFERAWTFFVLYKGATNCYLSDTNLVKRALEEIKPTVMCAVPRFYEKIYSTVFDKVSRAPMHRKIIFTWAVNMGAKVALAKQQNKPIGKVLAKCYQLADKMVLNKLRQVLGGNIKMMPCGGAKLDPIIGRFFQAIGINIKLGYGMTETAATVSCWDELNYDPESVGSIMPGVEIKIGAQDEILVKGPMVMKGYYNKPEETAKTFDHDGFLKTGDAGHFKNGNLYITDRIKELMKTSGGKYIAPQMIEGALGKDHFIEQIVVIADTKKFVSALIVPCYEVLEEYSKELNIKYNNRMDLIKNSHIIELFEKRLADLQDELAKFEQVKKFTLLSKNFSMEKGEMTPTQKLRRKVINERYKNEIDKMYGE comes from the coding sequence ATGAGTCAGATAAACCTTGTTAAGAAAATCCGTCAACATATGGCAACCATGGCGGATAAAACGGCTTTAAGAAACGGCACCAAAAAAGACTGGATTGATATCAGTTGGTCTGAATTTCAACAGCAAACAGACGAACTCTCTAGCGCACTGGTCGCTTGTGGATTACAAGAGCAAGAAAATGTTGGTATCTTTGCTAACAACTGTGCACGTTGGAGCATTGCTGATCTTGCTATTTTACAAAACCGTGCGGTTTCGGTACCTATTTACCCTACCAACACTCCAAAGCAAACGGCCTACATAATTAATGATGCTCAAATTAAAATATTGTTTGTCGGCGAACAAGCCCAGTTTAACGCGGCCGCATTAATTTTTGATCAATGTGACTCGTTAGAAAAAATTGTTGCGATGGACGATAAAATCGATCTGAACAACCACTCTAATGCACTGCATTGGCATGATTTTGTGCAACAGTACGTTGGCGATTTTTCAGAAGTTGAGCAGCGCATCAAAAATATAGCAGATACCGATCTCTTAACCATTATTTATACCTCGGGAACTACCGGCGATCCTAAAGGTGTGATGCTTGATTACAGTAATATTCATGCTCAGTTGCATTTACATGACATTCGAATTTCAATAAACGAAGACGATGTTTCGTTATGCTTTTTACCTTTGTCACACGTGTTTGAACGTGCTTGGACGTTCTTTGTGTTATACAAAGGCGCAACAAATTGTTATTTGTCAGATACCAATTTAGTCAAACGAGCTTTAGAAGAAATAAAACCTACGGTAATGTGTGCGGTACCAAGGTTTTACGAAAAAATTTATTCAACTGTGTTTGACAAAGTGTCTCGCGCCCCAATGCATCGCAAAATTATATTTACGTGGGCGGTAAATATGGGTGCTAAAGTTGCCTTAGCAAAACAACAAAATAAACCTATTGGTAAAGTGCTGGCGAAGTGCTACCAATTGGCAGACAAAATGGTTTTAAACAAGTTACGTCAAGTCCTTGGTGGTAACATCAAAATGATGCCATGTGGTGGTGCCAAACTTGATCCTATTATTGGTCGTTTTTTCCAAGCGATAGGCATTAATATAAAGCTAGGTTACGGTATGACCGAAACCGCGGCCACTGTCTCATGTTGGGATGAGCTAAATTACGATCCAGAATCGGTTGGTAGCATCATGCCAGGAGTTGAAATTAAAATTGGTGCGCAAGACGAAATTTTAGTGAAAGGCCCAATGGTTATGAAAGGCTATTACAATAAGCCTGAAGAAACTGCCAAAACATTCGATCACGATGGCTTTTTAAAAACTGGCGATGCCGGTCATTTTAAAAATGGTAACTTATACATTACCGACCGTATCAAAGAATTGATGAAAACCTCTGGCGGTAAATACATTGCACCTCAAATGATAGAAGGGGCATTAGGTAAAGATCATTTTATTGAACAAATAGTCGTTATTGCAGACACTAAAAAGTTTGTCTCTGCGTTAATCGTTCCCTGTTATGAAGTATTAGAAGAATACTCAAAAGAGTTGAATATCAAATACAATAACCGGATGGATCTAATCAAGAACAGCCACATTATTGAACTGTTTGAAAAGCGACTTGCAGATTTGCAAGATGAGTTAGCAAAATTTGAGCAAGTGAAAAAGTTCACCCTGTTGTCAAAAAACTTTTCGATGGAAAAAGGTGAAATGACTCCAACTCAAAAGCTACGACGCAAAGTCATTAATGAAAGATATAAAAATGAAATTGATAAAATGTATGGTGAGTAA
- a CDS encoding L,D-transpeptidase family protein, producing the protein MASITESQYQTFITMAKREYLWLAKTHTSKDGNFLEHTLASLSLIELVEDLGWVALGELRQLAKQQPREFDRRMTTLMFSLFNLSNLNLHQNTSNANQRFFQPLKMNNYYPVSQENNMVDMVSFEQEFELAVKQKRLASLITRMLPPYDQVTRLRHAIKHYQGFLYHPWPKVELDFSPKLGQRHPKIKLIRELLQRHGDLPRHSFDQKQKHLSAYRQSILDTHLINGIKRFQSRHGLKINGHLDEETLIVLNTPVKKIVARLQKNLSRWFLLPKQLPDHYIFVNIPQFKLWVFEEGEERLEMKVIVGKQARPTPFMISKINSITLNPSWTPTRNIIQSDLWPEYLHNYISLHDRGFQLIANSPGSNIKVGLNKPNLPLLQLLKDYRLVQQPGQYNALGRYRFNLINNQSIFLHDTPVKSLFNKPYRALSHGCVRLEDADLLARYLLNKSRVQREQMHYIWQTGASQNINKNDKSKFETSALNSKQTQTLALNNSIPTFLAYYTVWVDEQGVLHQLPDVYGFDGLAQTSATESANTTLAFSQP; encoded by the coding sequence ATGGCTAGTATAACAGAGTCTCAATATCAAACCTTTATCACAATGGCAAAGCGTGAGTACTTGTGGTTAGCAAAAACACATACGTCAAAGGATGGAAACTTCCTAGAGCATACTCTTGCAAGTCTAAGCTTAATAGAATTGGTTGAGGATTTGGGTTGGGTAGCACTTGGAGAACTTCGACAATTAGCAAAACAGCAACCGAGGGAATTTGATCGTCGAATGACGACATTGATGTTTTCGCTCTTTAACCTATCTAATCTTAACCTTCATCAGAACACTTCAAATGCAAATCAACGATTTTTTCAACCCCTTAAAATGAATAATTACTATCCCGTTAGTCAAGAAAATAATATGGTTGATATGGTCTCGTTTGAGCAAGAGTTTGAATTGGCAGTGAAACAAAAGCGACTAGCATCATTAATAACTCGTATGCTTCCACCATACGACCAAGTTACACGTCTTCGACATGCTATTAAGCATTACCAAGGTTTTTTATATCACCCGTGGCCTAAGGTTGAACTCGATTTCAGCCCTAAACTGGGGCAAAGGCACCCCAAAATAAAGCTTATTCGTGAATTATTACAGCGTCATGGTGATTTACCGCGGCATTCATTTGACCAGAAACAAAAACATTTGAGTGCATATCGACAGTCAATATTAGATACCCATTTAATTAATGGCATAAAGCGCTTTCAATCACGACACGGGCTAAAAATTAATGGCCATTTAGATGAAGAAACTCTTATTGTCTTGAACACCCCAGTAAAAAAAATCGTTGCTCGCTTACAAAAGAATTTAAGTCGTTGGTTTTTATTACCTAAGCAATTACCTGACCACTACATATTTGTAAATATTCCGCAATTTAAACTCTGGGTTTTCGAGGAAGGTGAAGAACGCCTAGAAATGAAAGTCATTGTTGGTAAACAAGCTCGCCCAACCCCATTTATGATCAGTAAAATTAATAGTATCACGTTAAATCCGAGTTGGACGCCAACACGAAACATCATTCAAAGCGACTTATGGCCAGAATATTTACATAATTACATAAGTTTGCACGATAGAGGTTTTCAATTAATTGCTAATTCGCCGGGTTCTAATATAAAGGTAGGCTTAAATAAACCAAACTTACCTCTTTTACAGCTTTTAAAAGATTATAGGTTAGTGCAACAACCTGGGCAGTATAATGCCTTAGGTCGATACCGATTTAATCTTATTAACAACCAGTCCATCTTTTTACATGATACTCCAGTCAAATCTTTATTTAACAAGCCTTATAGAGCATTGAGCCATGGCTGTGTGCGCTTAGAGGATGCTGATTTACTTGCCCGCTACTTATTAAACAAAAGTCGTGTTCAAAGAGAGCAAATGCATTATATCTGGCAAACTGGGGCCAGCCAAAATATTAACAAAAACGATAAGAGCAAGTTTGAGACATCCGCCCTTAACAGCAAACAAACCCAAACTCTTGCATTAAATAATTCTATTCCTACCTTCCTAGCGTATTATACCGTTTGGGTAGACGAACAAGGTGTGTTGCATCAATTACCCGATGTTTATGGATTTGATGGTTTAGCCCAAACAAGTGCAACTGAATCTGCGAATACAACTCTTGCATTTAGCCAGCCCTAA
- a CDS encoding helix-turn-helix transcriptional regulator — protein MTSILPLTQQICIVSSDIELAKDCQQKISPVSGLNITATSVDDALEITTDPVGIFYVCENSSKAYMHILEALKARFVRSCFFVGALSLSIPLLHHCLRLGVDDAFLLPMSKLDIDRLLCNLMGNDCESFEQNNIFLSKGHCPEGYCQTLKQSSPFEMLLMVIEKDFKKAPSLEDLGKRVHLSASRLSHLFREMCGLTYRNYLLCRRLEEGERLLREQNNSVTDIAYELGFSSPSHFCRSFKVHFNVTPHSYATGEQNITVSDLYQSYQRLRNQPIEKLNESSLTI, from the coding sequence TTGACATCAATATTGCCATTAACCCAACAGATTTGCATCGTATCTTCAGATATTGAGCTTGCTAAGGATTGTCAACAGAAAATAAGTCCCGTATCGGGCTTAAATATAACGGCAACCTCAGTTGATGATGCGCTTGAAATAACGACAGATCCTGTCGGTATTTTTTATGTTTGTGAAAACTCGAGCAAAGCTTATATGCACATACTTGAAGCATTAAAAGCACGTTTCGTGCGCAGTTGCTTCTTTGTTGGAGCCCTTTCTTTGTCAATTCCTTTACTGCATCATTGTTTACGACTTGGTGTGGACGATGCTTTTTTATTACCAATGTCGAAATTAGATATTGATAGATTACTTTGTAACCTAATGGGCAATGACTGTGAGTCCTTTGAGCAGAACAATATCTTTTTGTCCAAAGGGCATTGTCCTGAAGGTTACTGTCAGACTTTAAAACAAAGCAGTCCGTTTGAAATGTTGTTGATGGTCATTGAAAAAGACTTTAAAAAAGCCCCTTCGCTCGAAGACCTAGGAAAACGGGTGCATTTAAGCGCTAGTCGATTGTCGCATTTATTTCGTGAAATGTGCGGTTTAACTTACCGTAATTACTTATTATGTCGCCGGTTAGAAGAGGGGGAACGGTTATTAAGAGAGCAAAACAACTCTGTCACAGACATTGCCTATGAATTAGGTTTTTCAAGTCCTTCCCATTTTTGTCGAAGCTTTAAGGTTCATTTTAATGTCACCCCACATTCCTATGCAACAGGCGAGCAAAATATAACCGTCAGTGATTTATACCAATCTTATCAACGATTACGAAATCAACCTATTGAGAAACTCAACGAATCGTCGCTCACAATATGA
- a CDS encoding Flp family type IVb pilin, with protein MQNLKKLFSEFIEDESGLTAVEYAIAGALVSVAVVTAFTQLGTAVEGTVNKLCTAASGSSAATPTTGCTSST; from the coding sequence ATGCAAAACTTAAAAAAACTATTTTCAGAATTTATTGAAGATGAAAGCGGATTGACTGCGGTGGAATACGCCATTGCTGGCGCATTAGTATCGGTCGCTGTGGTAACGGCTTTCACCCAGTTAGGAACTGCTGTAGAAGGTACTGTTAACAAACTTTGCACAGCTGCATCAGGTTCCAGTGCGGCAACGCCAACTACAGGCTGTACCTCAAGCACATAA